The Chryseobacterium geocarposphaerae genome has a window encoding:
- the feoB gene encoding ferrous iron transport protein B → MQDTQKKQILLVGNPNVGKSTVFNALCNKKQKTGNYAGVTVASHSGNYTYRNEEVEVIDLPGSYSVYPSSEDEAIFSKFLIDEQENYAGVVYILEALSLKRGLLLFQQIQDLGIPMILVVNQIDQAERRGISIDISKFSEALGIKIIQTNAKENIGIDDIKEAVLNNQFVKTQTTSFEIPAEHKDFIQKLASHKGFDNEYKAWMSLSLGTNLKKIESVMELINEPDSKSLVPKRLQVQETVRRYQSVDKILSDVISKKPQFKELLTERLDKILVHKFWGYVVFLVILLIIFQSVFFLAEYPMNWIDSFFSWLTAFTSEHLPDGPINSLISNGIVPGIGGIVVFAPQIGILLYFLYLLEDSGYMARVVFLMDRILRPFGLNGKSIVPLVSGTACAIPAVISTRNIENVKERLLTILVTPFMTCSARLPVYSIIIGLIISDGTFLGIKYKALVLMGMYLLGFLVALFSASILKRFIKNKGKTYLVMDLPTYKKPLFGYDFKMVLGKVWDFITGAGKIIFIVSIIIWFLSYFGPKQQPDQFVATNVHLDHSYLAKMGKGIEPVIAPLGYDWKMGVGILTSFVAREVFVGTMSTLYSLEDDAPEVKVIDKMRRDVKPNGEKVFSFATGVSVLLFYAFAMQCVSTLAVVYRETKSWKWTGLQVAMMTGLAYFVSMIVYQILK, encoded by the coding sequence ATGCAGGATACTCAGAAAAAACAGATACTTTTAGTCGGAAATCCGAATGTTGGGAAGTCAACGGTTTTCAATGCTCTTTGTAATAAAAAGCAGAAGACCGGAAATTATGCAGGGGTTACTGTTGCGAGCCATTCGGGAAATTATACTTATAGGAATGAGGAAGTTGAGGTCATCGACTTGCCCGGTTCATACAGTGTATATCCAAGTTCCGAAGATGAGGCTATTTTTTCTAAATTCCTGATTGATGAACAGGAAAATTATGCAGGAGTTGTTTATATTCTTGAAGCATTAAGCCTAAAAAGAGGACTTCTTTTATTTCAGCAGATTCAGGATCTGGGAATTCCCATGATTTTAGTGGTCAATCAGATCGATCAGGCGGAAAGAAGAGGAATTTCTATTGATATTTCAAAGTTTTCAGAAGCGTTAGGCATTAAAATCATTCAGACTAATGCTAAAGAAAACATAGGGATTGATGATATTAAAGAGGCGGTTTTAAATAACCAGTTTGTAAAAACACAAACGACTTCATTCGAAATACCTGCGGAACATAAAGATTTTATTCAAAAACTAGCGTCTCACAAAGGTTTTGATAATGAATATAAAGCCTGGATGAGCCTTTCCTTGGGAACCAATCTGAAAAAGATTGAATCGGTAATGGAGCTGATCAACGAACCTGACTCCAAAAGTCTGGTTCCGAAAAGGCTGCAGGTTCAGGAGACAGTAAGAAGATATCAGAGTGTTGATAAGATTTTGTCTGATGTAATTTCTAAAAAACCTCAGTTCAAAGAACTTTTAACAGAAAGATTAGACAAAATCCTGGTACATAAATTCTGGGGATATGTGGTTTTCCTGGTTATTTTATTAATCATCTTTCAAAGCGTTTTCTTTTTAGCGGAATATCCAATGAACTGGATTGATAGTTTTTTCTCTTGGCTGACTGCTTTTACATCGGAGCATTTACCGGATGGACCTATCAATTCATTGATTTCAAACGGAATCGTTCCGGGAATCGGAGGAATTGTTGTTTTTGCACCACAGATCGGAATTCTATTATATTTCCTTTATTTGCTGGAAGATTCAGGATATATGGCGAGAGTTGTGTTCCTGATGGACAGGATCTTACGCCCTTTCGGATTAAACGGAAAAAGTATTGTTCCCCTGGTTTCAGGAACGGCATGTGCAATTCCGGCAGTGATCTCAACCCGGAATATTGAAAACGTAAAAGAAAGATTGCTTACGATTCTGGTAACACCTTTTATGACGTGTTCTGCGAGACTTCCAGTATACAGTATCATTATCGGGCTGATTATTTCAGACGGAACATTTTTGGGAATAAAATACAAAGCTTTGGTGCTGATGGGGATGTATTTGCTGGGCTTCTTAGTAGCTTTGTTTTCTGCATCAATTCTTAAAAGATTTATTAAAAATAAAGGAAAAACTTATCTGGTAATGGATTTGCCAACTTATAAAAAGCCACTTTTTGGATATGATTTCAAGATGGTTTTAGGTAAAGTTTGGGATTTTATTACAGGAGCAGGAAAAATTATTTTCATTGTAAGTATCATCATCTGGTTCTTAAGTTACTTCGGACCAAAACAACAACCGGATCAGTTCGTTGCTACAAACGTTCACCTTGATCATTCTTACCTGGCAAAAATGGGAAAAGGAATAGAACCGGTAATTGCTCCTCTTGGATATGACTGGAAAATGGGAGTAGGAATTTTAACCAGTTTCGTGGCAAGAGAAGTTTTTGTAGGAACAATGTCTACTCTATACAGCCTTGAAGATGATGCTCCGGAAGTGAAAGTAATCGATAAAATGAGACGCGATGTAAAACCTAATGGCGAAAAAGTTTTCAGTTTCGCAACAGGGGTTTCGGTACTCTTATTTTATGCATTTGCAATGCAGTGTGTTTCTACACTTGCAGTAGTCTACAGAGAAACCAAAAGCTGGAAATGGACCGGTTTACAGGTGGCTATGATGACAGGTTTGGCATACTTTGTGTCGATGATAGTATATCAGATTTTGAAATAA
- a CDS encoding DinB family protein yields MDTLSQLKNEIQNEYQTTKKFFEVYPETQNDFAPHEKSMKMMPLATHIAEIFEWPNTILKTSELDFANTDYQPKKFTTKEDLLKALDENYQQGMNALENANEDKLNEMWALKHNGQELAKWTKYGSIRHGLNQITHHRAQLGVYYRMNDILLPGSYGPSADYQGFQ; encoded by the coding sequence ATGGACACTTTATCACAACTCAAAAATGAAATTCAGAATGAGTATCAGACCACCAAAAAATTTTTTGAAGTCTATCCTGAAACCCAAAATGATTTTGCTCCTCATGAGAAAAGCATGAAAATGATGCCTCTTGCCACTCATATTGCAGAAATATTTGAATGGCCGAATACAATCCTTAAAACCTCTGAACTGGATTTTGCCAATACGGATTATCAACCCAAAAAATTTACCACAAAAGAAGATCTGTTAAAAGCCTTAGATGAAAATTACCAACAGGGAATGAATGCCCTGGAAAATGCTAATGAAGATAAGCTAAATGAAATGTGGGCTCTAAAACATAATGGCCAGGAACTTGCAAAATGGACCAAATACGGATCTATACGTCACGGACTGAATCAGATTACCCATCACAGAGCTCAGCTTGGCGTGTATTACCGGATGAATGATATTCTTTTGCCGGGAAGTTACGGCCCTTCTGCCGATTATCAGGGCTTTCAATAA
- a CDS encoding GLPGLI family protein — protein sequence MKKLFSIFFIALFAFISAQNNDSKETANRFFYELTFKPKKDSTKLEKVIMALDIVKNKSIYRDFTAVGQDSIIKIQLEQMQKAGVFKDLSKTFKMPKFSEKIVKNYPDMKMQYIERIANGFSPMNIGYNETAKFDWKISNEKAKIGAYNAQKATTEFGGKKWTAWFSSELPFQDGPYKFSGLPGLIVKIEDEGKNYSWVLQGNKKVPNWEELTYMEKISNVGLKVTEMPREKFEKTFNEFKKDPFATARPMMTQEIMSKTIPGMEGTIGDMMKKQEKMYKDFFNANDNPIEPPYEKVQVGKVEKVGKEN from the coding sequence ATGAAAAAGCTATTTTCAATATTCTTTATCGCTCTTTTTGCTTTTATAAGCGCTCAGAATAATGATTCGAAAGAAACAGCCAACCGCTTTTTTTACGAACTGACTTTTAAGCCGAAAAAGGATTCTACAAAACTCGAAAAAGTCATTATGGCTCTTGATATCGTTAAAAACAAATCTATTTACAGAGACTTTACAGCAGTAGGACAGGATTCTATTATTAAGATCCAGCTCGAACAAATGCAAAAGGCGGGAGTTTTTAAAGATTTATCCAAGACTTTCAAAATGCCGAAGTTCTCAGAGAAAATTGTGAAAAACTATCCGGATATGAAGATGCAGTATATCGAAAGAATTGCAAACGGATTTTCTCCAATGAATATCGGATATAATGAAACCGCAAAGTTCGACTGGAAAATTTCTAACGAAAAAGCAAAAATAGGAGCCTACAATGCTCAGAAAGCAACAACAGAATTCGGTGGAAAAAAATGGACGGCTTGGTTCAGTTCAGAGCTGCCTTTCCAGGATGGTCCTTATAAATTCTCAGGCCTTCCGGGCTTAATTGTAAAGATTGAAGACGAAGGAAAGAATTATTCTTGGGTACTTCAGGGAAACAAGAAAGTTCCGAACTGGGAAGAACTTACCTATATGGAAAAGATTTCAAATGTTGGTCTAAAAGTAACCGAAATGCCGAGAGAGAAATTTGAAAAAACATTCAATGAGTTCAAAAAAGATCCATTTGCTACGGCAAGACCGATGATGACACAGGAAATTATGTCTAAAACAATTCCGGGAATGGAGGGTACCATTGGAGACATGATGAAAAAGCAGGAGAAAATGTACAAAGACTTTTTTAATGCGAACGATAACCCGATAGAACCTCCTTACGAAAAAGTACAGGTAGGAAAAGTAGAAAAGGTAGGAAAAGAAAACTAA
- a CDS encoding cupin-like domain-containing protein, with protein MGINLKPIDIVDDITQEEFIEKYLKPRKPVVIKNMAKKWPAYQKWTMEYMKEVVGDVEVPLYDSSKADPAAPINAPTAKMKFADYIDLIQREPTDLRIFFFDPIKHAKKLLQDYISPKDLMGGFLDKYPSMFFGGKGSVTFLHYDIDMAHIFHTHFNGRKHILLFDYKWRERLYQIPYATYALEDYDIENPDFKNFPALDGVEGIECFLEHGDTLFMPTGWWHWMKYLDGSFSISLRAWDKSWAVKAHSLWNLTVQRKFDDIMKKNFKKKYMDWKEKLAIKRAEIALKRGLPK; from the coding sequence ATGGGAATTAATTTAAAGCCTATAGATATCGTAGATGACATTACACAAGAAGAGTTCATTGAAAAATATCTAAAGCCGAGAAAGCCTGTTGTCATTAAAAATATGGCAAAGAAATGGCCTGCTTATCAAAAATGGACAATGGAATATATGAAAGAGGTTGTAGGAGATGTGGAAGTTCCTCTATATGATAGTTCAAAGGCCGATCCAGCAGCTCCCATCAATGCTCCGACTGCCAAAATGAAATTTGCAGACTATATAGATCTTATCCAAAGGGAGCCTACCGACCTGAGAATATTCTTTTTCGATCCCATTAAGCACGCCAAAAAACTGCTTCAGGATTATATTTCTCCAAAAGATTTAATGGGAGGTTTCCTTGATAAATATCCGTCTATGTTCTTCGGAGGAAAAGGTTCCGTAACTTTCCTTCACTATGATATTGATATGGCTCACATTTTCCATACTCATTTCAACGGAAGAAAGCATATTCTTCTTTTTGATTATAAATGGAGAGAAAGGTTATATCAGATTCCTTATGCAACCTATGCGCTGGAAGATTATGATATTGAAAATCCTGATTTCAAAAATTTCCCGGCATTAGATGGCGTAGAAGGTATAGAATGTTTCCTGGAACACGGAGATACTTTATTCATGCCGACCGGTTGGTGGCACTGGATGAAATACCTGGATGGAAGTTTCTCCATTTCTTTAAGAGCCTGGGACAAATCATGGGCTGTAAAAGCGCATTCTTTATGGAATCTTACGGTTCAGCGTAAGTTTGATGACATCATGAAGAAGAACTTCAAGAAGAAATATATGGACTGGAAAGAAAAGTTAGCTATTAAACGAGCAGAAATTGCTTTAAAAAGAGGCTTACCAAAATAA
- a CDS encoding FeoA family protein has translation MKQTDLHKMSGFPKNKKGKIIGYDNDHLKMPNKIIEMGLLPETLFRILYQAPFNGPMYVEFGDEKSRIALREEEGDYIIVEELN, from the coding sequence TTGAAACAGACGGATCTACATAAAATGAGCGGATTTCCCAAAAACAAAAAGGGAAAGATTATTGGATATGATAATGACCATCTGAAAATGCCCAATAAAATTATCGAAATGGGACTTCTTCCGGAAACTTTATTCAGGATTTTGTATCAGGCTCCTTTCAATGGACCGATGTATGTGGAATTTGGGGATGAAAAAAGCCGGATTGCTCTTCGTGAAGAAGAAGGGGACTATATCATTGTTGAAGAATTGAATTAA
- a CDS encoding RNA 2'-phosphotransferase codes for MNEQQKKRISKFLSLILRHQPKTINLTLDENGWANVDELREKCSKRNINFTLEELDEVVETNDKKRFIFNEDKTQIRANQGHSIDIDLALKPQQPPEFLYHGTAQTNIDSILEKGIEKRNRQHVHLSQDKETATKVGMRHGKPVILTIRTGKMFEDGILFYLSENKVWLTDFVAAKYISNNKG; via the coding sequence ATGAACGAACAACAAAAGAAGAGAATAAGTAAATTTCTAAGCCTGATTCTTCGGCATCAGCCTAAAACGATCAATTTAACTTTAGATGAAAATGGTTGGGCGAATGTTGATGAATTAAGAGAAAAATGTTCAAAGCGCAATATAAATTTTACCTTAGAAGAACTTGATGAGGTAGTAGAAACAAATGATAAAAAACGTTTTATTTTTAATGAAGATAAAACCCAAATCCGGGCAAATCAGGGACATTCGATTGATATTGATCTGGCGTTAAAACCACAGCAACCGCCGGAATTTCTGTATCACGGAACGGCTCAAACAAATATAGATTCCATTTTAGAAAAAGGAATTGAAAAGAGAAATCGGCAGCATGTTCATTTAAGTCAGGATAAGGAAACTGCAACTAAAGTCGGAATGCGGCATGGAAAACCGGTTATTTTAACCATCAGAACAGGGAAGATGTTTGAAGACGGAATTTTGTTTTACCTTTCTGAAAATAAGGTTTGGCTGACAGATTTTGTGGCTGCTAAATATATTTCCAATAATAAAGGGTAA
- a CDS encoding M14 family metallopeptidase — protein MKLKYLLFSFASCLIMAQNNFQTPFEKGNGNQTVTYDEMNVYYQNLAKNFNSIQYLKKGEDDNGKPIYVVVFNPFPEKNLNQLRKEKAILLINNGIHPGEPDGIDATMMLMRDLATKKIKTPQNFIVAAISAYNVSGMLNRSSFSRANQNGPEQYGFRGTARNYDLNRDFIKADTKNARSFQEIYQWLKPDVFIDNHVSNGADYQYTFTYISTFKERLGNVLGDYFYNNYQAKNLEDLKKLGYESTPYVNIHGDVPEVGFASFEDSPRYSTGYTTLFNSLGTVPETHMLKPYDKRVDATYKYMLVNLQNLDKDYKKIKQLRAENLKQYQAGKQYGIRWKIDSTKYSTMDFKGFEGKYKPSEISGKPRLYYDRNKPFTKKIKLFTTAVPTGYITIPKYYVIPQSQYRVLEELKRNQIQMKPIKKDSLISVESYKINDFKTVKNPYEGHYLHFETTVDKSTKNQSFLEGDYLVPTNQEGIKYIIETLEPEALDSFFNWNFFDGILAQKEYYSAYIFEDTAAELLKNDKDLKQKFEAKKASDKAFADDGTAQLDWIYRNSPYFEEKTFRQYPIYRIL, from the coding sequence ATGAAACTGAAATACCTATTATTTTCTTTTGCTTCATGCTTAATTATGGCACAAAACAATTTCCAAACACCTTTTGAAAAAGGAAATGGAAATCAGACGGTTACTTATGACGAAATGAATGTGTATTATCAAAATTTAGCCAAAAATTTCAATTCAATTCAATATTTGAAAAAGGGCGAAGATGATAACGGAAAACCAATTTATGTGGTTGTTTTTAATCCTTTTCCGGAAAAAAATCTGAATCAATTAAGAAAAGAAAAAGCCATTTTGTTGATCAACAACGGAATTCATCCCGGTGAACCGGATGGAATTGATGCTACCATGATGCTGATGAGAGATCTGGCTACCAAAAAGATTAAAACACCACAAAATTTCATCGTTGCCGCTATTTCTGCTTACAACGTGAGCGGAATGCTGAATCGCAGTTCGTTTTCCAGAGCCAATCAGAATGGTCCGGAACAATATGGGTTCAGAGGAACTGCCCGGAATTATGACCTGAACAGGGATTTTATTAAAGCTGATACCAAAAATGCGAGAAGTTTTCAGGAGATCTATCAATGGCTGAAACCTGATGTTTTTATTGACAATCATGTAAGCAACGGAGCAGATTATCAGTATACATTCACTTATATTTCTACTTTTAAGGAACGATTGGGCAATGTATTGGGAGACTATTTTTACAACAATTATCAGGCTAAAAACCTTGAAGATTTAAAAAAGTTGGGTTATGAAAGCACTCCTTACGTTAATATTCACGGCGATGTTCCGGAGGTGGGCTTTGCTTCGTTCGAGGACTCTCCGAGGTATTCTACAGGATACACCACATTGTTCAATTCTTTAGGAACCGTTCCGGAAACGCACATGCTGAAACCTTATGACAAAAGAGTAGATGCTACGTACAAATACATGCTTGTAAATCTTCAGAATTTAGATAAGGATTATAAAAAGATCAAGCAGCTCCGGGCTGAAAATTTAAAACAATATCAAGCTGGAAAACAATATGGAATTCGCTGGAAAATTGATTCTACAAAATATTCCACCATGGATTTTAAAGGTTTTGAAGGCAAATATAAGCCAAGTGAAATTTCCGGAAAACCAAGATTGTATTATGACCGAAATAAACCATTTACAAAGAAAATAAAGTTGTTCACAACGGCAGTTCCGACAGGCTATATCACAATCCCGAAATATTACGTGATTCCTCAGTCACAATATCGTGTGCTTGAAGAATTGAAAAGAAACCAGATTCAGATGAAGCCGATTAAAAAAGACAGTCTCATTTCGGTAGAATCTTATAAAATCAATGATTTTAAAACGGTTAAGAATCCTTATGAAGGACACTACCTGCATTTTGAAACTACAGTTGATAAGTCAACTAAAAACCAGAGCTTTTTAGAAGGAGATTATCTTGTTCCCACCAATCAGGAAGGCATAAAATATATTATTGAAACGTTAGAACCGGAAGCATTGGATTCTTTTTTCAACTGGAATTTCTTTGACGGAATTTTAGCCCAGAAAGAATACTATTCTGCTTATATTTTTGAAGATACAGCAGCAGAATTATTAAAAAATGATAAGGATTTAAAACAAAAGTTTGAAGCCAAAAAAGCATCAGACAAAGCTTTTGCGGATGACGGAACGGCTCAGCTGGACTGGATCTACAGAAACTCCCCTTATTTTGAAGAAAAAACGTTCAGACAATATCCGATTTATAGAATCTTATAG
- a CDS encoding TonB-dependent receptor: MRKNISLFLMLLFSVLSFAQKTVSGKITDEDGVAIPSASVTVEEPGKDAILAYGITNSKGEYKVTFTTGESNVDLKVKAFNQRPITKQISNSDQNLNFKMESEATEIKEVKLKTKMVTARGDTISYDLKAFDSKNDRSLADVLKKMPGIEVNADGTILYQGNAINKFYVEGKDLMEGGYGTISNSLPKDAVAKVEVLENHQPVKILQNKVPSDQAAINIKLKKSVTMTGRGEVGTGFGDPWLWNVKLTPMFFSKKSQWVANYKTNNMGEQVENEGNILAFGNRFEGRRINASQNDWLNVENASTPNLPVKRYLMNNVHYLSANYLTNIDKKKEWELKANANYTNNSVERESYTQYDFFATKDNPAYSVFQTTHNNFYTDKAKGELIFTKNAKKGFFKNTTSFSQYWNADRGIVDRTTTNSTLQRNGAEALESPTSSFQNSLSTIIPWKEKMVNVLSFISYQTDKQTLSVSPSSYLQIPGFMADSSSDFVGQNLRLKTFEANHSANIGFSTKGWTFTPEVGFNFKSTDLVSDLFNIKSTATTQPPASQYSNDLSYTTATPYGSLGVNYKNDSWMLYANFPVNSNNIKAEDPLRLVSRELNKVTFEPSVFAQYSFASFWKASVNANINNNFGEINTAYSGFLMTSPSGINVMDPKNPIPQNNNKSAGTRLEYRNPLNNLFFNINYRYSDAKRNLISNPTIVNGYTAMSYIVQDNNVLSNGYSAEVGKYFPKFKTNASLSYSNNTSKSDAFLNNDSYTNKNNGQSYGVKFNNTYFSWMSLDYNASFTRTKQTSTGEVSTNATTTGFKHNLGVFFYPIENHTIGFNWDQVNSTATATDQKYHNGFYDLSYQFTWSKKNIDFELKWMNIANKKVFENYEINSTYTSFTRYQLRPSQVMFTVKFNFK, translated from the coding sequence ATGAGAAAAAATATTTCTTTATTTCTGATGTTGCTTTTTTCAGTTTTGTCTTTTGCACAGAAGACAGTTTCAGGAAAAATTACTGATGAAGATGGAGTGGCAATCCCAAGTGCAAGTGTGACGGTGGAAGAGCCTGGAAAAGATGCAATCCTGGCATACGGAATTACCAACTCGAAAGGAGAATATAAAGTAACTTTCACAACAGGGGAATCTAATGTTGACCTTAAGGTAAAGGCTTTCAACCAAAGGCCCATCACAAAACAAATCAGCAACAGCGACCAGAATCTGAATTTTAAAATGGAGTCTGAAGCCACTGAAATAAAGGAAGTAAAGCTAAAAACCAAAATGGTAACGGCAAGGGGAGATACCATTTCTTATGATCTCAAAGCTTTTGATAGCAAAAACGACAGAAGTCTTGCAGATGTTTTGAAGAAAATGCCTGGAATTGAAGTCAATGCAGACGGGACGATTCTTTATCAGGGAAATGCCATCAATAAATTTTATGTAGAAGGAAAAGACCTTATGGAAGGAGGTTACGGAACCATTAGTAATTCTCTTCCTAAAGATGCTGTTGCCAAAGTAGAAGTGCTTGAAAACCATCAACCCGTAAAAATCCTACAGAATAAAGTGCCTTCAGATCAGGCAGCAATTAATATAAAGTTAAAAAAATCTGTTACCATGACCGGCCGTGGAGAAGTAGGGACTGGTTTTGGAGATCCTTGGTTGTGGAACGTAAAACTAACTCCGATGTTCTTTAGTAAGAAGAGTCAATGGGTAGCAAACTACAAAACCAATAATATGGGAGAACAGGTGGAAAATGAAGGAAATATTCTGGCTTTCGGAAACAGGTTTGAAGGGAGAAGAATTAATGCTTCTCAAAATGACTGGTTGAATGTAGAAAATGCAAGCACACCTAATCTTCCGGTAAAAAGATACTTAATGAATAATGTTCATTATCTATCAGCAAATTATTTGACCAACATCGATAAGAAAAAAGAATGGGAACTTAAAGCCAACGCAAATTATACAAATAATTCTGTAGAAAGAGAATCTTATACTCAATATGATTTTTTTGCTACAAAAGATAACCCAGCCTATTCAGTCTTCCAAACGACTCATAATAACTTTTATACTGATAAAGCAAAGGGGGAATTAATTTTCACGAAAAATGCCAAGAAAGGATTTTTTAAAAATACAACAAGTTTCTCTCAGTATTGGAATGCAGATAGAGGTATCGTAGATAGAACAACTACAAATAGCACATTACAAAGAAATGGTGCTGAAGCATTAGAATCTCCTACAAGTTCTTTCCAAAACTCATTGAGTACAATCATCCCGTGGAAAGAAAAAATGGTAAATGTATTGTCTTTTATAAGTTATCAGACAGATAAGCAGACTCTTAGTGTTTCTCCATCATCATATTTACAGATACCTGGATTTATGGCAGATTCATCAAGTGATTTTGTAGGGCAAAATTTGAGACTTAAAACTTTTGAGGCAAACCATTCTGCAAATATTGGATTCTCTACAAAAGGATGGACATTTACCCCGGAGGTTGGATTTAATTTTAAATCGACAGATTTAGTTTCAGATTTATTCAATATTAAATCGACTGCTACAACCCAACCTCCAGCTTCACAATATAGCAATGACCTTAGTTATACAACCGCGACTCCTTACGGAAGTTTGGGAGTAAATTATAAGAATGATTCTTGGATGTTGTATGCCAACTTCCCGGTAAATTCTAATAATATTAAAGCAGAAGACCCTTTAAGACTGGTTTCAAGAGAACTAAACAAGGTTACTTTTGAACCAAGTGTTTTTGCACAATATTCCTTTGCTTCTTTCTGGAAAGCTTCCGTAAACGCCAATATCAATAATAACTTTGGAGAAATCAATACGGCTTATTCAGGATTCTTAATGACTTCACCATCGGGGATTAATGTTATGGATCCTAAAAACCCTATTCCACAGAATAATAATAAATCAGCAGGGACTAGATTAGAATATAGAAATCCATTGAATAACTTATTCTTTAATATCAATTACAGATACTCGGATGCCAAAAGAAATTTAATTTCTAATCCGACGATCGTAAATGGATATACAGCAATGAGTTATATAGTGCAGGATAATAATGTGTTAAGTAATGGGTATAGCGCAGAAGTAGGTAAATATTTTCCAAAATTTAAAACAAATGCCTCGCTAAGCTATAGCAACAATACATCAAAGTCTGATGCATTTTTGAATAATGACTCCTATACCAATAAGAATAACGGACAGTCATATGGTGTGAAATTTAATAATACTTATTTTAGTTGGATGAGCTTGGATTATAACGCAAGTTTTACAAGAACTAAACAGACGAGTACAGGTGAGGTTAGTACAAATGCTACAACTACAGGATTCAAGCATAATCTTGGTGTATTCTTTTATCCGATCGAAAACCATACTATTGGATTCAATTGGGATCAGGTCAATTCAACGGCAACGGCAACGGATCAAAAATACCATAACGGATTCTACGATCTTTCCTATCAGTTTACATGGTCTAAAAAGAACATTGATTTTGAATTGAAATGGATGAATATCGCGAATAAAAAAGTATTTGAAAACTATGAAATTAATTCCACATATACTTCTTTTACAAGATATCAGCTCCGCCCAAGCCAGGTCATGTTCACCGTAAAATTCAACTTTAAATAA